Proteins from a single region of Macrotis lagotis isolate mMagLag1 chromosome 2, bilby.v1.9.chrom.fasta, whole genome shotgun sequence:
- the LOC141512124 gene encoding olfactory receptor 2T29-like, which produces MKQAMWLDNQTLMTDFILLGLFSQSKYSTLFYSLIFIIFIAALTGNATLILLILSDSHLHTPMYFFISQLSLMDMMYISVTVPKMLLDHVVGNHNISVPSCGIQMFLYLTLAGTEVFLLAAMSYDRYVAICHPLRYPILMNHKICILLASVCWLFGSIDGFMLTPITMNFPFCKSREIQHFFCEVPALLKLSCSNTSLYETVMYLCCVLMLLIPVIVISSSYSLILLTVYRMNSATGCRKAFVTCSSHLTVVILFYGAAVYTYMLPPSYHTAENDMIVSVFYTILTPVLNPLIYSLRNKDVTAALKKLVIVSNSFFS; this is translated from the exons ATGAAGCAGGCAATGTGGTTGGACAATCAAACTTTGATGACTGATTTCATCCTGTTGGGGCTCTTTAGTCAAAGCAAATACAGTACTCTCTTTTACTCACTGATATTCATTATCTTCATAGCAGCTCTTACTGGGAATGCCACTTTGATCCTGTTGATTCTGAGTGATTCCCACCTCCACACTCCCATGTATTTCTTCATCAGTCAACTTTCCCTTATGGATATGATGTATATTTCTGTCACGGTGCCCAAGATGTTATTGGATCATGTGGTTGGGAATCATAATATCTCAGTTCCAAGCTGTGGGATTCAGATGTTCCTCTATTTAACACTTGCGGGAACAGAGGTCTTTCTTTTGGCAGCCATGTCCTATGACAGGTATGTAGCCATTTGTCACCCCCTCCGCTACCCCATCCTCATGAACCATAAAATTTGCATTCTTCTTGCAAGTGTCTGTTGGCTCTTTGGTTCTATTGATGGTTTCATGCTCACTCCTATCACCATGAACTTCCCATTTTGTAAATCTCGAGAGATTCAACACTTCTTCTGTGAGGTCCCCGCCTTGTTGAAACTTTCTTGCTCAAATACCTCCCTCTATGAAACTGTTATGTACCTATGTTGTGTCCTTATGCTCCTTATTCCTGTAATAGTCATTTCAAGCTCTTATTCCCTTATTCTCCTCACAGTCTATAGGATGAATTCAGCTACTGGTTGCAGGAAAGCATTTGTCACATGTTCCTCCCACCTAACTGTTGTTATTCTCTTCTATGGAGCAGCTGTCTATACCTACATGCTTCCTCCTTCTTATCATACTGCTGAAAATGACATGATAGTATCTGTCTTCTATACTATCCTCACACCTGTACTGAATCCTCTTATCTACAGTCTCAGGAATAAAGATGTCACAGCAGCTTTGAAGAAA ttagtaattgtttcaaatagcttttttagttga